A region from the Lolium perenne isolate Kyuss_39 chromosome 4, Kyuss_2.0, whole genome shotgun sequence genome encodes:
- the LOC127332164 gene encoding uncharacterized protein: protein MGGGRVLASIPCFFCVSVSRRGRTARLVLWGGEARAARHRTQAGQVMLDFAGTVVCRADGFFIGRPAPVLAIEDRLVAGATYLVLPVDRLPQGYDAVTAASLAALSYDRASPGGSIAGGPKSPFEYVKGDDGRTVIKVTPEFLVKAITARPGSCGIAGEAEAGGEGEGGACGGALCSTPELRKHYEQLVGAGRGKPYSPRLDPIKERKGRRLMPVTVSPGRLSLSLSPVRLLGLAKTER, encoded by the coding sequence ATGGGCGGTGGCCGCGTCCTGGCGTCGATCCCGTGCTTCTTCTGCGTCTCCGTGTCGCGGCGGGGCCGCACGGCGAGGCTGGTGCTGTGGGGCGGGGAGGCGCGGGCAGCCAGGCACCGGACGCAGGCGGGGCAGGTGATGCTCGACTTCGCGGGCACCGTCGTCTGCCGCGCCGACGGGTTCTTCATCGGCCGCCCGGCGCCGGTGCTGGCCATCGAGGACCGCCTCGTTGCCGGGGCCACATACCTCGTGCTCCCCGTCGACCGCCTGCCGCAGGGCTACGACGCTGTCACCGCGGCCTCCCTCGCCGCGCTCTCCTACGACAGGGCCAGCCCCGGGGGGTCCATCGCGGGCGGGCCCAAGAGCCCGTTCGAGTACGTCAAGGGGGACGACGGCCGGACGGTCATCAAGGTCACGCCGGAGTTCCTCGTCAAGGCCATCACCGCCAGACCTGGCTCGTGCGGTATCGCTGGTGAGGCCGAGGCGGGCGGTGAAGGCGAGGGCGGCGCGTGCGGAGGGGCGCTGTGCAGCACGCCGGAGTTGAGGAAGCACTACGAGCAGCTGGTGGGGGCCGGCAGGGGGAAGCCGTACTCGCCGCGGCTGGACCCGATCAAGGAGCGCAAGGGGAGGAGGCTCATGCCGGTGACGGTGAGCCCCGGGAGGCTCTCGCTGTCGCTGTCGCCGGTGAGGCTTCTAGGGCTGGCCAAGACAGAAAGATAG